The sequence ATCCTCGATCAGCTCGAGCACGCCGAGGTCGCGGTCGCCGAGTCGCTCACCGAGGTGACGGGCACCGCGCGCATCGCCGTGTTCCAGTCGACCGCGCACTCCCTGCTGCCGCGCGCCCTCGATGCCCTCAAAGAGAGGCATCCGGCGCTGCGAGTCGAGGTCACCGAGTGCGACCCGGAGACCGGGCTGGTCGGAGTGTCCAGCCGCGACTTCGACCTGATCCTCGCCGAGCAGTATCCGGGGCGCACGCGCCCGATCCACGCCGACCTCGACCGGGTGGTGCTCGCCCACGACGCGATCGCCCTCGCCCGTCGACCCGGAGCACCTCGGCATGCGGATGCCCTCGCGGAGCTGTGGTCGACCCGCGACGAGCCGTGGGTGCTCGAGCCTGCCGGCACGGCATCCCGCGCCTGGGCCGAGGAGCTCTGCCGCACCGCGGGGTTCGAGCCCGACGTACGCTTCGAGATCGCCGACCTCACGGCGCACGTGCGCCTGATCCACGCCGGGCTCGCGGTCGGGCTGCTGCCCGAGCTCGTGTGGGCCGGCGACACCCCGACCGTTGACCTGGCGCCGCTTCCCCACGAGCCGCGCCGCGAGATCTTCTCCTCGGCACGGAAGGTCTCCGCCGCCGCCCCGTCCATCCGGGCGGTGCGCAGCGCGCTCGCGGACGCCGCGTCGCACAACCTGCCCGTCTAGCGGCACGCAGAACACCACAGCATTCGGGAATATGCATGCACATGCATCTGTTCTGTCCCGTGTACCCGGACGAAGGAGTCCGATCCACTCCTTCTGAAAGGCACTTCCGTGAGCACTCCCGTGATCGACCGCACCGCCCCGACCGAGCACCCCGTCCTCGACGTCCTCGCCGGCCGCTGGAGCCCCCGCGCCTTCGACGCGCAGAACTCGATCGACGAGGCCAAGCTCGCCACCGCCCTCGAGGCCGCTCGCTGGAGCCCGTCCGCCAACAACACGCAGCCGTGGCGCTTCATCGTCGCCCGCCGCGGCACCGCCCTGCACGCCCAGGTCACCGGCGCACTGATGGGCTTCAACCAGGCATGGGCCGGTAACGCCGCCGTGCTCGTGGTCGCGATCGCCGAGACGGCAGCGGCCGATGGCACCCCCATCACCCACGCCCTCTACGACCTCGGTCAGGCCGTCGCGCACTTCTCGGTGCAGGCCCACCACGACGGACTCGTCGTGCACCAGATGAGCGGCTTCGACCCGGAGGTCGTCCGGGAGTTCGCCGACCTCGAGGCCCGCTTCGTCCCCACCACGGTCTTCGCCGTCGGCGAGTTCGGTGACATCGAGGCGCTTCCCGAGGTGCTGCAGGAGCGCGAGGTCGCTCCGCGCGTGCGTCGCCCGATCAACGAGACGGTCGTCCTCAGCGCCTGACCTACGCTCTCTCTGAACGGGGCCTCCGGATTGTCCGGGGGCCCCGTTAGCGTTTCGGGATGGACTCCCTCCGCATCACCGGGGCGCGGACGAACAACCTCCGCGACGTCTCGCTCGACGTCCCCAAGAAACTGCTGACCGTCTTCACCGGCGTCTCCGGATCGGGCAAGTCGTCGCTGGTGCTCGACACGATCGCCGCCGAGGCGCAGCGGCTCGTCAACGACTCGTACTCGACCTTCATCCGTTCGCGGCTGCCGCAGATGCCGGCGCCAGACGTGCAGTCCATGGACGGTCTGACCTTCACGGTGCTGATCGACCAGCGCCGGTTCACGGGCAATGCGCGCTCGACCGTGGCGACCGCGACCGACCTGGCCTCGCTCGTGCGCCTGGTGTTCTCCCGCGTCGCCGAGCCGTCGGCCGGGTACTCCCCCGCCTATTCGTTCAACGATCCGTCCGGCATGTGCCCGACCTGCGAGGGGCTCGGCACGGTGTACGACATCGACATCGACGCCCTGATCGATCCCGAGAAGAACATCGATGAAGGGCCGGTGCGGTTCAGCCTGTTCCGTCCGGGTGTGTATCGGTGGAAGCGGTTCGCGTACTGCGGGCTGTTCGACCGCCAGAAGCCGCTGAAGGACTATACGGCCGAGGAGATGGATCAGTTCCTCTACGCCGACAAGCTCAAGCTCGACGACCCGGATCCGCGTTTCCCGCAGAGCGCCCGGTTCGACGGGGTGATCACCCGCATGCGCGACGTGTTCCTGAAGCAGCGCCCGGTGAAGATGTCGGCGCAGGTGCGCGAAGAGCTCGACCGGCTCGTGACCCACCACACCTGCCCGGACTGCCACGGCGCGCGGGTGAACGAAGCGGCGCGGGCGAGCCTCATCGACGGGCGATCGATCGTGGACTGGATGCGGATGCCGGTGGCCGAACTGCATGCGCTACTCGACGCCTTCGACGACCCTCGGGTGGCGCCGGCGGTCGAGGGCGTCCGTCATGTGCTCGATGCCCTGCTCTCCGTCGGGCTGGGCTATCTCACGCTCGACCGCGAATCCTCGACCCTGTCCGGCGGCGAGGCGCAGCGCGTCAAGATCGTGCGCCACCTCGGCAGCGCCCTGACCGACGTGACCTACGTGTTCGACGAGCCGAGCACCGGGCTGCACCCCGCCGACATCCAGCGCCTCGTCGCCCTGCTGCAGCGGCTGCGCGACGCGGGCAACACGATCCTCGTGGTCGAGCACCACCCGCAGGTGATCGCGGTCGCCGACCATGTGGTCGACCTCGGGCCGGGCGCGGGCTCCGCCGGCGGCAGTGTGCAGTTCGAGGGCACGCCCGCAGCGCTGCGCGGCAGCGACACCCTCACCGGACGAGTGCTCGCCGAGCCGTTGGCGATCCGCGAAAAGACCCGGCAGCCCTCGGGTCGCATCACCGTGAAGGATGCACGCTCGCACAACCTGCGCGGGTTCGACGTCGATGTCCCGCTCGGCGTGCTCACCGCGATCACGGGGGTCGCGGGTTCGGGCAAGAGCTCCTTCGCCACCGTGGAGCTGCCGCGCCAGCATCCGGAGTTCACGGTCGTCGGGCAAGACGCGCTGCGTGGCGGAGCGCGGTCGACGACGCTGAGCATCCTGCGCATCGCCGACACGGTGCGCGAGGTGTTCGCCGCCGCGTCGGGCCTCGACCCGTCGTGGTTCAGCTTCAACTCGCGCGGAGCCTGCCCCACCTGCCGTGGGCGCGGACACATCACGACCGAGCTCGCGTTCCTCGACGACGTCTCGCTGCCCTGCGACGCGTGCGGCGGCCTGCGTTTCAACCCGACCGCTCTCGGGGTGCAGGTCGACGGCGCCTCGATCGCCGATGTGCTGGCATCCACGCCCGCCGAGGTCAGCAGGCTGTTCTCCGCGCATCCCGATGTGGTCTCGGCCCTGGACTGGGTACAGCGCACCGGGCTGCACTACATCCCGGTCGGACGTTCGCTCGACACCCTCTCGGGAGGTGAGAAGCAGCGGCTGCTCCTCGCCCGGCATCTCAGTGATCCGCGGCGCGACTCCGCCGACCGGATCATCCTCGACGAGCCCACTTCGGGACTGCACCCCACCGACGTCGACACGATCAACACCCTCTTCGACGACCTGCTCGACGACGGTGCGACCCTGGTGGTCGTCGAACACAACCTGCGGGTGGTCGCGCGCGCGGATCATGTCATCGACATCGGCCCCGGCGCCGGATCGGACGGCGGCCGGCTGGTCTTCGCCGGCAGCCCGGCGCAGCTCGTGCGCGATGGCGACTCGCTCACCGGCCGAGCCCTCGCGACGGCCTCCCGCGCCTGATCGCAGCGCGACGACTCTCCCGAAATGAAGGAGAACTCACGCCGGGAAGGATGCTCCGCAGCATCCGCTCCTTCATTGCGTGAGTTCTCCTTCAGAACGTGAGGCCGGACTCGCAACTCATCCGCCGGTGCTGACAAGCAGTACCGCCGCCGATACACCGGCACTCTCGTGCGACAGAGCTCGCGACGGTGTCTGTCTGGTTTCTATCGTCGTATAAGCGCGGATCTACAGCGTTCGCCGGTGACGCATTCCGCACGGAGGACGAGATGACCGCATTCCCCGAGTGGACGCAGGACATGTCCCGCGTGCTGAAACACGCGACGCCCATGATGCTGGCGCAGGTCATCCCTCTCGGCACGTCGTTCATCCTGCTGGCAGTGGCTCTCGCGACAGGAAGAACCGACTTCGCCGCCATCATCGGCACGACGGCGACCATCAGCGGGCTCGGCACGCTCATCAACGTCGGCGTGGGGATCGGCACTCTGCGTGATCTGGGTCAGGCCCGCACCGATCCCGTCCGGATCGCGGATGCCATCGCCGGCAACCTTCGCCTCGCCTCGGCGGTGTCTGTCATCGTCGTCGCGATCAGCGCCGCAGCGGGCGTCGCACTCACCTATGCCTCACCCTCCGGCTCGGTCCTCGCGGTCGCACTGTGGGTGGCGCTAGTCGTGCAGCTTCCGGCGAACATCCTGTCGTCGCATACCAGCGTTCTCGCTGCCGCTTTCCAGCACCTCGGCCGCGAGAAGGACAACCTGACGATCACCCTCACCCGATCGCTGATCGGTCTGGCGCTCGGCCTGGCCGTCGTCCTGCTCATCCCGAGTCCGATCCTCGCCATCGCGCTGCAGTCGGCGCTCGCCTCGCTCATGGTCATCGCCATGCTCTGGGAACGTCGGCGGCGACTACTCCGAGCCGGAATCCGGGTTCGCATTCTCCGCGCCCCCGATTTCTCGCTTCGCCGCATCGGGGATCGAGTTCTCAACTCTCTCGACGGCGCGGTCTTCATGGTGCTCTTCATGGTCGCGCAACTGGTCGCAGCCAGCATCTCCGTCGAAGTCGCCGCACAGGTCGCCGCCGGCGTCGCGCTGTGCCGCACCATCATCATCCCGCTGAAGATGATCGGCCAGACCGCCGGAAGGATGACCCTGCAGGATCGCGCTCGGGAGCCGAGGTACCGGGTGGCGTCGTACGGCGTCGTCGGCATCTTCGTCGTCCCCCTCGCGCTGTCCCTCATCCTGCTCTCCGCGTTCAGCCTGAGCCCGGTGGGCGATCCGGTGCTGGGGCTCCTCATCGCTCTGCAGCTGCTGCTGGAGCCGTTCTCCGGATCCCTGTTCGCCTACATGAAGGTCACCTTCGGCTCCACAGCCGGACTGCTCGGGCTGATCCTCACCTATCTGGTGCTCGCACCCGCCACGCTGATCATCGGCCGGTTCGCAGCCCCGAGCGCGGTGGGCCTATGGGCCGCCCTGCTTCTCGTCAGGCTCCTCTTCAGCGTGGCGAACCTGGCTGCGCTTCGGACGCTCCTTCGCTCACAGGACACCGTGACCACCCGCCCGAAATGAAGGAGAACTCACGCCGGGAAGGATGCTCTGCAGCATCCGCTCCTTCGTAGCGTGAGTTCTCCTTCAGAACGTGCGGCGGTCGCGCGGCTCCGGAAGGGAACGACTCAGTCGTCGAGCAGCTCCGCCTCGATCACGTCGTCATCATCGTCGTCCTCGGGCGCGGGCTCGGGCGTCGTCGACGTGAGCACGAGGCCCGCACCGTCGGCACCGACATCCACCCGCACGGTGTCGCCGTCGCGCACACCGCCGGAGAGCAGTGCGGTCGCCAGCTTGTTCTGCACCTCGCTCTGGATGAGGCGGCGCAGCGGCCGCGCACCGAACATCGGGTCGTACCCGCGCTCGGCGAGCCACGACCGGGCATCCGGCGTCACGGCGAGCGTGAGTCGACGATCCTTCAGGCGGTCGTGCAGCTGGTCGACCGAGAGTTCGACGATCTGCGCGAGGTCGTCTTCACTCAGGGCCGAGAACATCACGATGTCGTCGAGACGGTTCAGGAACTCCGGACGGAACGCCTGGCGCACGAGCGCCATCACCTGCTCGCGCTTGGCCTCCGGCGACAGCACCGGATCGATGAGGATCGGCGAGCCGAGGTTCGACGTGAGGATCAGGATGACGTTCGAGAAGTCGACCGTGCGACCCTGGCCATCGGTGAGGCGACCGTCGTCGAGCACCTGCAGCAGCACGTCGAATACCTCGGGGTGCGCCTTCTCGACCTCGTCGAGCAGGATCACGCTGTACGGACGACGCCGCACGGCCTCGGTCAGCTGACCACCCTGTTCGTAGCCGATGTATCCCGGAGGGGCACCGACGAGCCGCGACACCGAGTGCTTCTCGCCGTACTCCGACATGTCGATGCGCACCATGGAGTGCTCGTCGTCGAACAGGAACTCCGCCAGCGCCTTGGCCAGCTCGGTCTTACCGACACCGGTCGGTCCGAGAAACAGGAACGACCCGGTCGGACGCCCGGGGTCGCTGATGCCGGCACGAGAGCGCCGAACAGCATCCGACACCGCCTTGACCGCATCCTTCTGTCCGATCAGGCGCTTGCCGAGCTCACTCTCGAGGTGCAGCAGCTTCTCGCTCTCACCCTGCAGCAGACGACCCACGGGGATGCCGGTCCACGCGGCGATGACCGCGGCGATGTCCTCTTCGGTGACCTGCTCGTTGACCATGCGCGGTTCGGCAGGGGTCGCGGCCTCGGCCTGCTCGGCTTCGGCGATGTCGCGCTCCAGGCGCTTGATGGTCTCGTACTCCAGCTTCGAGGCCTTGGTGTAGTCGGCGTTGCGCATGGCGAGGTCGCGCTGCGTGATCGCGTCGTCGAGCTGCTTCTTGAGCTCGCCGACCCGGTTCAGCCCCTGACGCTCACGCGCCCACCGGGCCTCCAGCTCCGCGAGTTCCTTCTCCATGCCGACGAGCTGCTCGCGCAGAGCGCCGAGGCGCTCCTTCGATGCGGCATCCTTCTCACGCTTGAGGGCCAACTCCTCCAGCTTCAGCCGGTCGACCTGACGCTTGAGCTGGTCGATCTCGACCGGCGAGGAGTCGATCTCCATCTTGAGCCGAGACATCGACTCGTCGATCAGGTCGATGGCCTTGTCGGGGAGCTGACGCGCAGGAAGGTACCGGTTCGAGAGCGCGGCAGCGGCGACGAGGGCGCTGTCCGAGATCGTGACTCCGTGGTGCGCCTCGTAGCGCCCCTTGAGCCCGCGGAGGATCGCGATGGTGTCCTCGACCGTGGGCTCGCCGACGTACACCTGCTGGAAGCGACGCTCGAGCGCGGCATCCTTCTCGATGAACTCGCGGTACTCGTTGAGCGTCGTCGCACCGATCAGCCGTAGCTCGCCGCGGGCCAGCATGGGCTTGAGCATGTTGGAGGCCGCGACCGATCCCTCGCCGCCGCCCGCGCCCATCAGCACGTGCAGCTCGTCGATGAACGTGATGACCTGACCCTCGGACTCGGTGATCTCCTTGAGGACCTGCTTCAGCCGCTCCTCGAACTGCCCGCGGTACATGGCGCCGGCCACGAGGGCGGAGATGTCGAGCGTGACCAGCTCCTTGTCCTTGAGCGACTCGGCCACGTCGCCCGCGACGATGCGCTGGGCGAGACCCTCGACGACGGCGGTCTTGCCGACGCCGGGCTCGCCGATCAGCACCGGGTTGTTCTTGGTGCGGCGGGTGAGCACCTGGCTCACGCGACGGATCTCGCTGTCGCGTCCGATCACGGGGTCGAGCTTGCCCTCGCGGGCGCGGTCGGTCAGGTTGATGCCGAACTGCTCGAGGGCGGACTGCTGGTCTTGGTTCTGGTTGCCGGTCTGCGGGGTGGTCATGCGCTCCTCCTGGAGATGCTCCTTCTGGTCGTCTCCCGCCTTCCAGATCGGGAGACGGGGTAAAAGTTGAGTCTTGTTGACTCAAGTTTAGCACTCGCCGAGATTCTCCTCCAGCCCCAGCCTCCCGTCAGCGCTCCTGCGCGACGGCGTCCCAGATCGCGGCCGCGACCGCACGTTTCGACCCGGAGGCCATGCCCGCTTCCGTCCCGCCCGGCCCGAAGATGTGCACGGTGTTCTCGGCGCTCTCGAACCCGCGCTCCCAGCCGACCTCGTTCACCACGAGCAGGTCCACGCCCTTGCTCTGCTGCTTGCGGCGAGCGCGGGCGAGGAGTTCCGCCTCATCTTCCGGGGTCTCCGCGGCGAAGGCGATGACGAGCTGCCCGGGCTTCCGCGCCGCCGCGAGTGCGGCGACGATGTCCTCGTTCTCGACCAGCTCGATGGTCGGCACTCCCCCCGCCTCCTTGGTGAGCTTGCGGTTCGAGACCTCCACCGGCCGATAGTCGGCCACGGCCGCCGCCATCACGACCACATCGGCCGCTGCGGCCTCGCGCTTCATCGCTTCGGCGAGCTCGGCGGCCGCACCGACGGAGACGACGCGGATGGACGGATGCCGCGCCTCGGCGAGCACGTCACCCGCGATGTTCGCCGCGACCAGGGTCACCTCGGCGCCACGTGCGGCGGCCTCGGCGGCGAGGGCCGCCCCCTGCCTGCCGCTGGACCGGTTGCCGAGGAAGCGTACGGGGTCGATGGGCTCGCGCGTGCCTCCGGCCGAGACGACGACCCGCATCCCGGCGAGGTCGCCGGGCGCCAGCAGCGCTTGGGCTGCCGCGAAGATCTCCTCGGGCTCCGACATCCGCCCTGGTCCGCTGTCGCCGCCCGCGAGCTCGCCGTCGGCCGGGCCGACGATGTGCACGCCGCGCTCCCGCAGCGTCGCGATGTTCGCCTGCGTGGCCCTGTTCCGCCACATCTCGGCGTGCATGGCCGGCGCGATCAGCACCGGAGCCTCGGTGGCGAGCAGGGTCGTACCAAGGAGGTCGTCGGCGAGACCGGCGGTGATCTTGGCGATCGAGTTCGCGGTCGCCGGCGCCACGATCACGAGCTCGGCGGCCTGGCCGAGTGCGACGTGCCGCACCTTGGCCACGTCGTCGTGCACGCTCGTGGTGACCGGGTGGCGACTGATCGCCTCCCACGTCGGCAGCCCGACGAAGCGCAGCGCATCCGCGGTGGGCACCACGGTCACGTCATGCCCGCCCTTCGTGAGCAGGCGCACGAGGTGCACCGTCTTGTACGCGGCGATGCCGCCCGTGACTCCGACGACGATGTTCACATCTCGATTCTGCCCCAGCATGCGCCGCCGTGGGGCCGACGTCGTCGCCCTCGACCTAGACTTGGACCCGTGTGCACGGTCGTGATCGATGTCGAGAATGCCGGTGTCGCGAGGCTCTTGGCGGTGCGTGACGAAGACCCGCAGCGGGAATGGGACGCCCTCGGCCCCTGGTGGCCGGAGCGGTATTCGGGCGTGATCGGGATCCGCGACCGGCGGGCCGGTGGGGCCTGGCTCGCCGCCAACCCCGCGGAACGGCGGCTGGCCGTGCTGCTGAACCGCGCCGACGTGCGCGACCTCCCCGATGCGCACGCCGTCTCCCGCGGATCCCTCGCACTGGAATCGGTCATGGGCCGCTCCCCCGTCGCCCCGCTCCCCATGCACGGCTTCAACCTGCTGGAGGTCGGTCCCGAAGGTGCGCGCGTGCTGTCATGGGACGGCGTCGAGCTGCGCGAGACGCCCATCGATCCGGGCACGCACATGATCGCGCACGACGACCTCGACGACGAGACGACTCCGCGGATCGAGGCCTGGCTGCCGGAGTTCCGTGCTCTGGGTCCGACGGCCGACAGCCCGGACTGGACGGCCGAATGGACCGCGCTGCTGGCGTCCTCGACCGAACTGCCCCCCGAAGACGACCGCGCGATCATCCGCGACAACCGCCCGCACGGGTACCCCACGCAGTCGCTCCTCTATGCGACGGCATCCGTCACCCCCACAGGCCTCGAGGTTCGCGATCACGCGCTCCCCACACCGGCGCACTGGAGCATCTGAGCGCACGCCCCGCGCATCACCGGGTGCAGGCGACGGATGCGCCACGCCGAGGACTGCGTAGTCATTCCGCGCCTCCCCGCGGTCTAGCATGGGAAGCCCGGCACGGAAGAGGAGGGCCCATGCCGCCGAAGTCCCGCGGTGTGACCAGCGTCGACGTCGCCCGAGCGGCAGGCGTGTCACAGACGACGGTGTCCCGCATCGTCAACGGCCATGAGGGCGTGTCGGAGCGAGTGCGCGCCAAGGTCGAGGCAGCCATCCAGCAGCTCGACTACCGCCCCAACCTCAGCGCCCGAAGCCTCGTCACCAGCCGCACCCAGACGATCGGCGTCGTGCTGGGCGACCCGCGCAACAGTTACTACGCCGAACTGCTGCACACGATCAGCGATGATCTCAACCGAGCCGGATACCGCGCTCTCATCCTCAGCGGTCGCGCCGACACCACCGAGGACCTCGCGCGGACCCTGCGGGAGACGAACGTGGACGGCGTCATCCTCACGACGACGCTGCTCTCGCCCGATGACGAGGGTCGCATCGTATCGCTCGGCGTTCCCGCGGTGACGATGGGCCCCGGCGCCGTGCCCGACAACGACTCGATCTCTCCCGACAACATCGACGGGGGTCGCATCGCGGGCCGTCACCTCGCATCCCTCGGACATCGACGCATCGGAGTGATCGCCGGCCCGCTCGGCACGACCTCCGTCCGCGACCGACACGAGGGGTTCCTCTCGGAGCTCGATGCCGCCGGGGTCGTGTTCGACCCGTCGCTGCTCGACGTCGCCGACCTCGACTACACGAGGGCGTTCGAGGCGGCGACTCGCCTGCTGCAGCTGCCGGAGCCCCCCACCGCGCTCTTCTGCCACAACGACCTCGTGGCCTTCGGCGCCCTGAACGCCGCGAAGGCGCTCGGAATCGGCGTGCCCGACGAGGTGTCGGTGCTCGGGTTCGACGATGTCGCGATGTCGTCGTGGCAGGCCTTCGATCTGACGACGGTGCGCCAGCCGATCCTCGACATGGCGCACGGCGCCGTCGAGCTGCTGCTCGCGCGTCTCGCCGCGCCCGAACAGGACGCCGCGCACGTGCTGCTGCCCTGCTCACTGGTCGAGCGTTCGACCACCAGGGCGCTCTGACCGGAGCGCCCGCTCACGCCGCCGAAGACTCGTCCGACGCGCAGGAGAACCGCGCGCGGTAGGCCGTGGGGGTGAGTCCGAGGACCCGTGCGAAGTTCTGTCGGAGCACCGCCGCCGAGCCGAAGCCGCATTCGTCGGCGATGTGGTCGAGCGGAAGGTCGGTGCGCTCCAGCATCCGCTGCGCGTGGATGATGCGCTGGCGCGCGAGCCACGCGGCGGGCGTCGCCCCGTACTCGGCCTTGAAGCGCCGGGCGAAGGTTCGCGGTGACATCAGTGCCCTGGCCGCGAGCTGATCGACACCGAGGTCGTCGCGGAGGTGCTCGACGGCCCAGTCGGCGACCGCGGCGAGCGAGTCGGTGGCGACCACGGGGATCGGACGGTCGATGAACTGCGCCTGGCCGCCGTCACGCTGCGGCGGCACCACCATGCGGCGCGCGATGCGGTTCGTGAGCTCGGCTCCCACCTCCTGGCGGAGCAGATGCAGGCAGGCATCGATCCCGGCGGCGGTGCCGGCGCTGGTGATGATCTTCCCGTCCTGCACGAAGAGCACGTCGGGGTCGATGTCGATCTGCGGGTACATGTCGGCCATCACGTGCGCGTACATCCAGTGCGTCGTCGCCCGACGTCCGTCGAGCACGCCGGCGGCGGCGAGGATGAACGACCCGCTGCAGACGCTCATCACCCAGGCGCCGCGGTCGACGGCGTGCCGGGCGACGTCGAGCAGGAGCGGATCGATGTCGCCCCAGCGCTCGCGAGGGAGCGGGCAGAACACCACGAGGTCGGCTTCGTACGCGAAGGCCAGGTCGTGCTCGACGTTGACCGAGAAGCCGATCTTCGACTGCACGACACCCGCGCGCGGGGCGACGATGCGGAAGTCGAAGTTCGGCACGCCGTCGCTGGATCGATCGAGTCCGAACGCCTCGCAGGCGACGCCGAACTCGAACGGCGCGAAGCCATCTTGGATGACGCAGGCCACTGTCTTCATACACACTCCCGATTGGCAGTTTTCATACGATGGTAGTCGATTCTGCCACTCGTGACAGTTCGGCATCGAACGTAGCGTTTCTGCCATGATACTCGTCATCGCACTCCTCGCTCTGGTCGCATGGGCGACTATCGCCACCGTCATCGAACTCCGTCGCGACGGCTACCACCCCACGCCGACGGACTGGAATCGCGTCGGCGGCCGCGACGTCCACCAGAGGGCCGAGTC is a genomic window of Microbacterium maritypicum containing:
- a CDS encoding LysR substrate-binding domain-containing protein — encoded protein: MLDVNRLRMLVELSRRGTLSAVADALSYSKASVSQQLSALERDVGVPLLRRVGRGVQFTPQGNVLVTQAIGILDQLEHAEVAVAESLTEVTGTARIAVFQSTAHSLLPRALDALKERHPALRVEVTECDPETGLVGVSSRDFDLILAEQYPGRTRPIHADLDRVVLAHDAIALARRPGAPRHADALAELWSTRDEPWVLEPAGTASRAWAEELCRTAGFEPDVRFEIADLTAHVRLIHAGLAVGLLPELVWAGDTPTVDLAPLPHEPRREIFSSARKVSAAAPSIRAVRSALADAASHNLPV
- a CDS encoding nitroreductase family protein, which translates into the protein MSTPVIDRTAPTEHPVLDVLAGRWSPRAFDAQNSIDEAKLATALEAARWSPSANNTQPWRFIVARRGTALHAQVTGALMGFNQAWAGNAAVLVVAIAETAAADGTPITHALYDLGQAVAHFSVQAHHDGLVVHQMSGFDPEVVREFADLEARFVPTTVFAVGEFGDIEALPEVLQEREVAPRVRRPINETVVLSA
- a CDS encoding ATP-binding cassette domain-containing protein, with protein sequence MDSLRITGARTNNLRDVSLDVPKKLLTVFTGVSGSGKSSLVLDTIAAEAQRLVNDSYSTFIRSRLPQMPAPDVQSMDGLTFTVLIDQRRFTGNARSTVATATDLASLVRLVFSRVAEPSAGYSPAYSFNDPSGMCPTCEGLGTVYDIDIDALIDPEKNIDEGPVRFSLFRPGVYRWKRFAYCGLFDRQKPLKDYTAEEMDQFLYADKLKLDDPDPRFPQSARFDGVITRMRDVFLKQRPVKMSAQVREELDRLVTHHTCPDCHGARVNEAARASLIDGRSIVDWMRMPVAELHALLDAFDDPRVAPAVEGVRHVLDALLSVGLGYLTLDRESSTLSGGEAQRVKIVRHLGSALTDVTYVFDEPSTGLHPADIQRLVALLQRLRDAGNTILVVEHHPQVIAVADHVVDLGPGAGSAGGSVQFEGTPAALRGSDTLTGRVLAEPLAIREKTRQPSGRITVKDARSHNLRGFDVDVPLGVLTAITGVAGSGKSSFATVELPRQHPEFTVVGQDALRGGARSTTLSILRIADTVREVFAAASGLDPSWFSFNSRGACPTCRGRGHITTELAFLDDVSLPCDACGGLRFNPTALGVQVDGASIADVLASTPAEVSRLFSAHPDVVSALDWVQRTGLHYIPVGRSLDTLSGGEKQRLLLARHLSDPRRDSADRIILDEPTSGLHPTDVDTINTLFDDLLDDGATLVVVEHNLRVVARADHVIDIGPGAGSDGGRLVFAGSPAQLVRDGDSLTGRALATASRA
- a CDS encoding ATP-dependent Clp protease ATP-binding subunit, yielding MTTPQTGNQNQDQQSALEQFGINLTDRAREGKLDPVIGRDSEIRRVSQVLTRRTKNNPVLIGEPGVGKTAVVEGLAQRIVAGDVAESLKDKELVTLDISALVAGAMYRGQFEERLKQVLKEITESEGQVITFIDELHVLMGAGGGEGSVAASNMLKPMLARGELRLIGATTLNEYREFIEKDAALERRFQQVYVGEPTVEDTIAILRGLKGRYEAHHGVTISDSALVAAAALSNRYLPARQLPDKAIDLIDESMSRLKMEIDSSPVEIDQLKRQVDRLKLEELALKREKDAASKERLGALREQLVGMEKELAELEARWARERQGLNRVGELKKQLDDAITQRDLAMRNADYTKASKLEYETIKRLERDIAEAEQAEAATPAEPRMVNEQVTEEDIAAVIAAWTGIPVGRLLQGESEKLLHLESELGKRLIGQKDAVKAVSDAVRRSRAGISDPGRPTGSFLFLGPTGVGKTELAKALAEFLFDDEHSMVRIDMSEYGEKHSVSRLVGAPPGYIGYEQGGQLTEAVRRRPYSVILLDEVEKAHPEVFDVLLQVLDDGRLTDGQGRTVDFSNVILILTSNLGSPILIDPVLSPEAKREQVMALVRQAFRPEFLNRLDDIVMFSALSEDDLAQIVELSVDQLHDRLKDRRLTLAVTPDARSWLAERGYDPMFGARPLRRLIQSEVQNKLATALLSGGVRDGDTVRVDVGADGAGLVLTSTTPEPAPEDDDDDDVIEAELLDD
- the coaBC gene encoding bifunctional phosphopantothenoylcysteine decarboxylase/phosphopantothenate--cysteine ligase CoaBC produces the protein MNIVVGVTGGIAAYKTVHLVRLLTKGGHDVTVVPTADALRFVGLPTWEAISRHPVTTSVHDDVAKVRHVALGQAAELVIVAPATANSIAKITAGLADDLLGTTLLATEAPVLIAPAMHAEMWRNRATQANIATLRERGVHIVGPADGELAGGDSGPGRMSEPEEIFAAAQALLAPGDLAGMRVVVSAGGTREPIDPVRFLGNRSSGRQGAALAAEAAARGAEVTLVAANIAGDVLAEARHPSIRVVSVGAAAELAEAMKREAAAADVVVMAAAVADYRPVEVSNRKLTKEAGGVPTIELVENEDIVAALAAARKPGQLVIAFAAETPEDEAELLARARRKQQSKGVDLLVVNEVGWERGFESAENTVHIFGPGGTEAGMASGSKRAVAAAIWDAVAQER
- a CDS encoding NRDE family protein codes for the protein MCTVVIDVENAGVARLLAVRDEDPQREWDALGPWWPERYSGVIGIRDRRAGGAWLAANPAERRLAVLLNRADVRDLPDAHAVSRGSLALESVMGRSPVAPLPMHGFNLLEVGPEGARVLSWDGVELRETPIDPGTHMIAHDDLDDETTPRIEAWLPEFRALGPTADSPDWTAEWTALLASSTELPPEDDRAIIRDNRPHGYPTQSLLYATASVTPTGLEVRDHALPTPAHWSI
- a CDS encoding LacI family DNA-binding transcriptional regulator, with amino-acid sequence MPPKSRGVTSVDVARAAGVSQTTVSRIVNGHEGVSERVRAKVEAAIQQLDYRPNLSARSLVTSRTQTIGVVLGDPRNSYYAELLHTISDDLNRAGYRALILSGRADTTEDLARTLRETNVDGVILTTTLLSPDDEGRIVSLGVPAVTMGPGAVPDNDSISPDNIDGGRIAGRHLASLGHRRIGVIAGPLGTTSVRDRHEGFLSELDAAGVVFDPSLLDVADLDYTRAFEAATRLLQLPEPPTALFCHNDLVAFGALNAAKALGIGVPDEVSVLGFDDVAMSSWQAFDLTTVRQPILDMAHGAVELLLARLAAPEQDAAHVLLPCSLVERSTTRAL
- a CDS encoding GlxA family transcriptional regulator: MKTVACVIQDGFAPFEFGVACEAFGLDRSSDGVPNFDFRIVAPRAGVVQSKIGFSVNVEHDLAFAYEADLVVFCPLPRERWGDIDPLLLDVARHAVDRGAWVMSVCSGSFILAAAGVLDGRRATTHWMYAHVMADMYPQIDIDPDVLFVQDGKIITSAGTAAGIDACLHLLRQEVGAELTNRIARRMVVPPQRDGGQAQFIDRPIPVVATDSLAAVADWAVEHLRDDLGVDQLAARALMSPRTFARRFKAEYGATPAAWLARQRIIHAQRMLERTDLPLDHIADECGFGSAAVLRQNFARVLGLTPTAYRARFSCASDESSAA